A single genomic interval of Coccidioides posadasii str. Silveira chromosome 1, complete sequence harbors:
- a CDS encoding uncharacterized protein (antiSMASH:Cluster_1.2~EggNog:ENOG410PK4Y~COG:S~BUSCO:11254at33183) — protein sequence MGLASKLAASSGAPPASYPGGPPAPLQAGQQPRPAYPGQQQYQAYPGGGQPAQQGPPAASPYQNPGQPPYPNAATSQPPPQHQGQYARPAAPPTPSAAAPYPGSSQSTYPQGHQQPPPQHMSPAPMQGTPQPQHQQGYQQAPSYGQQPAYGYQQPSYGHQQSQYEQQQYGRPPQQPPYGQPYQQQQPLPYYGQQQPPQGQYPPPQGYPPQGQGHPPQGSPYPGAAQYGAPPAPPAQPPTPQQLGAYKQLLLNTINEKGLQNIYPPNSPVLDQIVSRITNQIDQLCTAWRVPREVGQDIVKLALFDVILYIDDSGSMQFEENGERIKDLKLILSRVAYAASLFDDDGIQVRFMNSNEQGDGIQSEAQVEALIQRIQFKGLTPMGTSLRNKVLEPLVVGPARAGQLRKPVLIVTITDGQPAGEPQGAVFDAIRYASSELQNNPRYGRGAVSFQFAQVGNDLKAREFLSKLDEEPGIGELVDCTSNFEVEQDEMSRANPPVDLTPDLWLAKMILGAIDSSYDTRDEKASRPGAPPQGAYGAPPQGQYGAPPPGQYGAPPPQQAYAPYSPQGGYGQQQQPPQPQQGYGRPPQGGYSTQGGYGGPPPPQRY from the exons ATGGGT CTCGCCTCAAAATTAGCTGCTTCCAGTGGCGCTCCGCCCGCGTCATATCCTGGCGGTCCTCCTGCACCACTCCAGGCAGGCCAACAGCCCAGACCAGCATAC CCCGGACAGCAACAGTACCAAGCGTACCCAGGAGGTGGACAACCAGCCCAGCAAGGCCCACCCGCTGCATCA CCATACCAAAATCCAGGTCAACCACCCTACCCAAATGCTGCAACCTCGCAGCCGCCACCCCAGCACCAGGGCCAATATGCACGTCCCGCTGCCCCTCCTACACCTTCGGCAGCCGCCCCATACCCGGGTTCCTCTCAGTCCACTTATCCCCAGGGCCATCAACAGCCGCCTCCCCAGCACATGAGCCCGGCACCGATGCAAGGCACTCCGCAACCTCAACACCAGCAGGGTTACCAGCAAGCGCCTTCCTACGGACAGCAACCTGCCTATGGCTACCAGCAACCTTCTTATGGGCATCAGCAATCACAATATGAACAGCAGCAATATGGAAGGCCTCCCCAGCAACCCCCCTATGGACAACCTtatcagcagcagcaaccacTTCCCTATTAC GGCCAACAGCAACCACCCCAGGGGCAATACCCCCCTCCACAGGGCTATCCACCACAAGGCCAAGGACATCCACCACAAGGCTCACCTTATCCCGGTGCGGCCCAGTATGGTGCCCCTCCAGCCCCTCCAGCCCAACCCCCGACTCCCCAACAGCTCGGCGCTTATAAACAGTTACTCCTGAATACGATCAACGAAAAGGGTCTGCAAAACATATACCCACCTAACTCACCGGTCCTCGATCAGATTGTTTCCAGAATTACCAACCAGATCGACCAGCTCTGCACTGCGTGGCGTGTTCCGCGAGAGGTCGGACAAGACATCGTGAAGCTGGCTTTGTTCGATGTTATTTTATACATCGACGATAGCGGCTCTATGCAGTTTGAGGAGAATGGGGAGCGTATCAAGGATCTCAAACTCATCCTCTCCCGTGTTGCTTATGCCGCCTCCCTGTTCGATGATGACGGTATTCAAGTCCGCTTCATGAATTCTAACGAGCAAGGTGATGGCATTCAAAGCGAAGCGCAGGTTGAGGCCCTCATTCAGCGTATACAGTTCAAGGGTTTGACTCCGATGGGAACTAGTTTGAGGAATAAAGTCTTGGAACCTTTGGTTGTTGGGCCAGCTCGCGCCGGCCAACTTAGGAAGCCCGTTCTTATCGTCACCATCACCGACGGACAGCCTGCTGGGGAACCACAAGGTGCAGTATTTGATGCTATCCGCTATGCCAGCTCTGAATTGCAGAACAATCCTCGTTATGGTCGTGGAGCAGTCTCTTTCCAGTTTGCTCAAGTGGGAAATGATCTAAAGGCCCGAGAATTCCTTTCAAAACTTGATGAAGAGCCTGGCATTGGAGAATTGGTTGACTGCACCTCCA ATTTTGAGGTAGAACAAGATGAAATGTCGCGCGCTAATCCTCCCGTTGACTTGACCCCAGATCTCTGG CTCGCCAAGATGATTCTCGGCGCAATCGACTCATCTTATGATACGAGGGACGAGAAGGCAAGCCGTCCAGGTGCGCCGCCTCAGGGAGCATACGGAGCGCCACCCCAAGGACAATATGGCGCTCCACCACCAGGCCAATACGGAGCTCCTCCACCGCAGCAAGCTTATGCTCCTTATTCACCACAGGGTGGTTAtggacaacaacagcaaccACCGCAGCCTCAACAAGGTTATGGCCGGCCCCCTCAGGGCGGCTATTCAACTCAAGGGGGATACGGCGGCCCACCTCCACCACAGAGATACTAG
- a CDS encoding uncharacterized protein (antiSMASH:Cluster_1.2~EggNog:ENOG410PK4Y~COG:S~BUSCO:11254at33183), with the protein MSGPFGQRYYHGQPYQNPGQPPYPNAATSQPPPQHQGQYARPAAPPTPSAAAPYPGSSQSTYPQGHQQPPPQHMSPAPMQGTPQPQHQQGYQQAPSYGQQPAYGYQQPSYGHQQSQYEQQQYGRPPQQPPYGQPYQQQQPLPYYGQQQPPQGQYPPPQGYPPQGQGHPPQGSPYPGAAQYGAPPAPPAQPPTPQQLGAYKQLLLNTINEKGLQNIYPPNSPVLDQIVSRITNQIDQLCTAWRVPREVGQDIVKLALFDVILYIDDSGSMQFEENGERIKDLKLILSRVAYAASLFDDDGIQVRFMNSNEQGDGIQSEAQVEALIQRIQFKGLTPMGTSLRNKVLEPLVVGPARAGQLRKPVLIVTITDGQPAGEPQGAVFDAIRYASSELQNNPRYGRGAVSFQFAQVGNDLKAREFLSKLDEEPGIGELVDCTSNFEVEQDEMSRANPPVDLTPDLWLAKMILGAIDSSYDTRDEKASRPGAPPQGAYGAPPQGQYGAPPPGQYGAPPPQQAYAPYSPQGGYGQQQQPPQPQQGYGRPPQGGYSTQGGYGGPPPPQRY; encoded by the exons ATGAGTGGTCCATTTGGCCAACGGTATTATCATGGACAGCCATACCAAAATCCAGGTCAACCACCCTACCCAAATGCTGCAACCTCGCAGCCGCCACCCCAGCACCAGGGCCAATATGCACGTCCCGCTGCCCCTCCTACACCTTCGGCAGCCGCCCCATACCCGGGTTCCTCTCAGTCCACTTATCCCCAGGGCCATCAACAGCCGCCTCCCCAGCACATGAGCCCGGCACCGATGCAAGGCACTCCGCAACCTCAACACCAGCAGGGTTACCAGCAAGCGCCTTCCTACGGACAGCAACCTGCCTATGGCTACCAGCAACCTTCTTATGGGCATCAGCAATCACAATATGAACAGCAGCAATATGGAAGGCCTCCCCAGCAACCCCCCTATGGACAACCTtatcagcagcagcaaccacTTCCCTATTAC GGCCAACAGCAACCACCCCAGGGGCAATACCCCCCTCCACAGGGCTATCCACCACAAGGCCAAGGACATCCACCACAAGGCTCACCTTATCCCGGTGCGGCCCAGTATGGTGCCCCTCCAGCCCCTCCAGCCCAACCCCCGACTCCCCAACAGCTCGGCGCTTATAAACAGTTACTCCTGAATACGATCAACGAAAAGGGTCTGCAAAACATATACCCACCTAACTCACCGGTCCTCGATCAGATTGTTTCCAGAATTACCAACCAGATCGACCAGCTCTGCACTGCGTGGCGTGTTCCGCGAGAGGTCGGACAAGACATCGTGAAGCTGGCTTTGTTCGATGTTATTTTATACATCGACGATAGCGGCTCTATGCAGTTTGAGGAGAATGGGGAGCGTATCAAGGATCTCAAACTCATCCTCTCCCGTGTTGCTTATGCCGCCTCCCTGTTCGATGATGACGGTATTCAAGTCCGCTTCATGAATTCTAACGAGCAAGGTGATGGCATTCAAAGCGAAGCGCAGGTTGAGGCCCTCATTCAGCGTATACAGTTCAAGGGTTTGACTCCGATGGGAACTAGTTTGAGGAATAAAGTCTTGGAACCTTTGGTTGTTGGGCCAGCTCGCGCCGGCCAACTTAGGAAGCCCGTTCTTATCGTCACCATCACCGACGGACAGCCTGCTGGGGAACCACAAGGTGCAGTATTTGATGCTATCCGCTATGCCAGCTCTGAATTGCAGAACAATCCTCGTTATGGTCGTGGAGCAGTCTCTTTCCAGTTTGCTCAAGTGGGAAATGATCTAAAGGCCCGAGAATTCCTTTCAAAACTTGATGAAGAGCCTGGCATTGGAGAATTGGTTGACTGCACCTCCA ATTTTGAGGTAGAACAAGATGAAATGTCGCGCGCTAATCCTCCCGTTGACTTGACCCCAGATCTCTGG CTCGCCAAGATGATTCTCGGCGCAATCGACTCATCTTATGATACGAGGGACGAGAAGGCAAGCCGTCCAGGTGCGCCGCCTCAGGGAGCATACGGAGCGCCACCCCAAGGACAATATGGCGCTCCACCACCAGGCCAATACGGAGCTCCTCCACCGCAGCAAGCTTATGCTCCTTATTCACCACAGGGTGGTTAtggacaacaacagcaaccACCGCAGCCTCAACAAGGTTATGGCCGGCCCCCTCAGGGCGGCTATTCAACTCAAGGGGGATACGGCGGCCCACCTCCACCACAGAGATACTAG